A window of Streptomyces sp. SAI-127 contains these coding sequences:
- a CDS encoding phosphotransferase family protein, whose protein sequence is MATAPRPRTTTRDPQELAHRLTAWLGTRLPGAKAVGVTVPASNGLSSETLLFDIEHPETPLRSCALRLAADPSAYTVFPVYDMVRQYRTMEVVARFSDLPVPKVQWLEEDPGPLGAPFFVMERVQGRVPPDVMPYTYEGNWLHVASDTEREHLEAATVGLLARLHDQVPVHEAAFLELPGEGDALRRHVTAQRAYYDWVVDGLARSPLIEQAFDRLEQLWPPDPGPPVLTWGDARIGNVIYDGFDPVAVLDWEMAALAPREVDLGWTVYLHRFFQDLTVAFGQRGLPGFLRRDQVEARYARLTGHAPRDMDFFTLYAALRHAIVMLRIAHRQVFFGEVDLPADPDTLILHHGSLRAMVQGSYWD, encoded by the coding sequence GTGGCCACGGCACCCCGTCCCCGCACCACCACCCGCGATCCGCAGGAGCTCGCCCACCGACTCACCGCCTGGCTCGGCACCCGCCTGCCCGGCGCGAAGGCCGTCGGCGTGACGGTGCCCGCCTCGAACGGCCTGTCCAGCGAGACCCTGCTCTTCGACATCGAGCACCCCGAAACACCCCTGCGTTCCTGCGCGTTGCGGCTCGCCGCGGATCCGTCGGCGTACACGGTCTTCCCGGTCTACGACATGGTCCGCCAGTACCGCACGATGGAAGTGGTGGCCCGCTTCTCTGACCTTCCCGTCCCGAAGGTGCAGTGGCTGGAGGAAGATCCGGGCCCGCTCGGGGCACCGTTCTTCGTCATGGAGCGCGTGCAGGGGCGCGTACCGCCGGATGTCATGCCCTACACCTACGAGGGCAACTGGCTGCACGTCGCGAGCGACACCGAGCGCGAACACCTCGAGGCCGCCACGGTCGGGCTGTTGGCACGCCTCCACGATCAAGTCCCCGTGCACGAAGCGGCGTTCCTGGAACTGCCCGGCGAGGGCGACGCACTGCGCCGCCATGTCACCGCCCAACGCGCGTACTACGACTGGGTGGTGGACGGACTCGCCCGCTCACCTCTCATCGAGCAGGCCTTCGACCGGCTGGAGCAGCTCTGGCCGCCCGACCCGGGCCCGCCCGTCCTCACCTGGGGCGACGCACGCATCGGGAACGTGATCTACGACGGCTTCGACCCCGTCGCCGTCCTGGACTGGGAGATGGCGGCCCTGGCCCCGCGCGAGGTCGACCTCGGCTGGACCGTCTATCTGCACCGCTTCTTCCAGGACCTGACGGTCGCCTTCGGCCAGCGCGGACTGCCCGGCTTCCTGCGCCGCGACCAGGTCGAGGCCCGCTATGCCCGACTCACCGGCCACGCACCGCGCGACATGGACTTCTTCACGCTGTACGCCGCGCTGCGGCACGCGATCGTCATGCTGCGCATCGCCCACCGCCAGGTGTTCTTCGGTGAGGTGGACCTCCCCGCGGACCCGGACACACTGATCCTGCACCACGGCAGCCTGCGAGCCATGGTGCAGGGCAGCTACTGGGACTGA
- a CDS encoding Lrp/AsnC family transcriptional regulator, with the protein MEELDRQIVQLLVKDGRMSYTDLGKATGLSTSAVHQRVRRLEQRGVIRGYAAVVDPEAVGLPMTAFISVKPFDPSAPDDIADRLADVPEIEACHSVAGDENYILKVRVATPHELEELLARLRSLAGVSTRTTVVLSTPYEARPPRI; encoded by the coding sequence ATGGAGGAGCTGGACCGACAAATCGTGCAGCTGCTCGTCAAGGACGGGCGGATGAGTTACACGGACCTGGGCAAGGCCACGGGCCTGTCCACCTCGGCCGTGCACCAGCGGGTGCGGCGGCTGGAGCAGCGTGGTGTCATCCGCGGGTACGCCGCGGTGGTCGACCCAGAGGCGGTGGGCCTGCCCATGACCGCCTTCATCTCGGTGAAACCGTTCGACCCCAGCGCCCCCGACGACATCGCGGACCGCCTCGCCGACGTCCCCGAGATCGAGGCGTGCCACAGCGTGGCGGGCGACGAGAACTACATCCTGAAGGTTCGCGTGGCGACCCCGCACGAACTGGAGGAGCTGCTGGCGAGGCTGAGGAGCCTGGCGGGGGTCTCGACGCGTACGACGGTGGTCCTGTCGACCCCG